A region from the Dendropsophus ebraccatus isolate aDenEbr1 chromosome 1, aDenEbr1.pat, whole genome shotgun sequence genome encodes:
- the CCDC59 gene encoding thyroid transcription factor 1-associated protein 26 encodes MADTNASPASLQHGKRQLHFRTKDGAAFHNDRRFNVKGRREAPRDKGEGVQNQGAKGGRVPGKRAALGGRGGAKERRRWRPNQEQKLYKGSAKEGKGFALWRKEKVQLQYRKLQRKQKKANTKEVSYTDHYPEHLKHLYLAEEEKLKSQEKQRKSKKEPSKTVDQETEVIPKKIFRKKTSNQKAKEEYERVQQKRAKKRQEAEINRKKREEAIKLYKQKRIESYKVLSSKTKKGQPNFNVQMEYLLKKIQSKS; translated from the exons ATGGCGGACACGAATGCGTCTCCTGCCTCACTACAGCACGGAAAAAGACAACTACATTTCAGAACCAAAGACGGAGCAGCGTTTCATAATGATCGCCGGTTTAATGTGAAAGGTAGACGGGAGGCCCCGAGGGATAAAGGAGAAGGCGTGCAGAACCAGGGGGCGAAAGGAGGCAGAGTTCCTGGGAAGAGAGCGGCCTTAGGCGGCAGAGGTGGCGCAAAAGAGAGGCGCAGATGGAGGCCGAACCAGGAGCAGAAGCTGTATAAAGGCAGCGCCAAAGAAG GAAAAGGCTTTGCTTTGTGGAGAAAGGAAAAGGTTCAGTTACAGTATAGAAAGCTGCAAAGAAAGCAAAAGAAGGCAAATACTAAAGAAGTGTCTTATACTGATCACTATCCTGAACATCTGAAGCATCTCTACTTGGCTGAAGAAGAGAAACTGAAAAGTCAAGAAAAACAGAGGAAATCTAAAAAGGAGCCCTCCAAAACAGTAGACCAGGAGACAGAAGTAAT ACCAAAGAAAATTTTTAGGAAGAAAACATCAAATCAAAAAGCAAAGGAAGAATATGAACGGGTGCAACAGAAGCGTGCAAAGAAAAGACAA gaGGCAGAGATCAACAGGAAAAAGAGAGAAGAAGCAATCAAACTATACAAACAGAAGAGAATAGAGTCTTATAAAGTTCTCAGCTCAAAAACAAAGAAAGGACAGCCCAACTTCAATGTACAGATGGAATACTTGCTGAAGAAAATTCAGAGTAAATCTTAA